The Orcinus orca chromosome 1, mOrcOrc1.1, whole genome shotgun sequence DNA window TGGCCTGGGTTCTAATCTCAATTTTACCACTATTTTGTGGTGTGACCCTGGACAGTTATCTAACTTCagtgtgcttcagtttcttttctgtCAACTAGATAAAATAATATCAGCCCTAACTACTTTCTAGGGGTGTTGAGAGGGTAATTGAAATAGCACTTAAAAGGGCTACGAGGAATTACCTCACGAGTATTACCTCAGAATCCATCTACCTTAGATAATTTTATGGTTTAGGCATTTAAAGTCTTTCCTGTTCTTGATTAATAATTTGCCCTGGCTATGTATCTGAAAATGAGTTGGCTTCCATAGACCCCTTTTTCCCCACCTTCTCCTATAGCCTCTTCTTGTTGCAATTACACCTCATAAAATGCAATGTGCCGCCACCAGTCCCCCACTGCTTCCTGTTTTTTTATAAGGATGCCATACACTTGTATAGCTTTTTACAGTTTACAGAGAGATTTTATATACGTTAGCTCATTTAATACAGCATAACAAGGTagttattattttcctcattttatagatgaggaaacagattagAGGTGTTCAATGACTTACTCTAGGTAGCTGAAGTATGTGAATTACTGAAGTAGCTGAACAAGGCCGTGAACTTAGGCCTGCTGACAAATATTCACCTAGGGCCCTTTTCACCATTCCACAGATTTTtgcatcctttcttcctttcctttcctttcctctctggaCCAAACCAGGCTTTTCCGTGCTTTCAGCTCTGGGTGTTTTTACACAGCTCTTTCATGTTCTGTGATACTTCAATTATTGTAATTACCCCACCACCTGAAAATGTCAAGCTGGCATGGTAGAACAATGCGTGCCCAGGTATGGCTGTTGTCTGGGACAGCTGCTCCCTGCCAGGAAaatgaggagggagggaagggtggaggaggggagctgCCTCCTCAAGCCGAGCTAGAGACCTGTCTTTGCCTTTTGGTTGTTGTTGCCGTGGAAGGGGAAGAAGGACTAGCCTGAGGGCATAGGTATGAGAAGGGAAAACGAAAACTCTGTGCTTCTGCTCCTAGTTTTGGGCCCCAAAGCCAATGGGTAGAGATGCTATGGATAGGTATTTGGACTCCTAGCTATGACCCAAAGCTAGGTGCCTTGATTTCTCAAAGATctgagaacaaagaaacagaggagCACGGGGCTTGGGGCATTGAGAGGCAAGGTGAACCCAGTCCAGAGTGGTCAGTTTGGTTCAGTTTGCTCCAGCAAGACTTAAAGAGCAAAAGGGAAAGGAATCATGGCTACGATTGCTAGGAGGTTGTGCACCTAACAACAATAATCATAATGCTGATAAAAAGACACTTGagggccgcggagcggctgggcccgtgagccatggccgctgagtctgcgcgtctggagcctgtgctccgcaacgggagaggccacaacagtgagaggcctgcgtaccggaaaaaaaaaaaaaaaaagacatttgaatTACTATGCATTCAGTcctcaaaaatgatttttaattcagTAGTCCAAGCACCTTTTGGTCCAGGGCTGGCAAAAACGGGCAGTAGTCCCCAGTGGCATATGAGTTGGTGACTATTTAACTGGCCCACCTAGAAGGACTAAATGATCTAGACTGAGCGACTTGTGGAACACTGAAAGGATCTCAGGGATGTCCCTTTTCCCTTGCTTGGCATCCTAAAcatgttcttcttttctttctccactctACCCCCGCCTCTTATATTCACGCAATCTGTGGCTCTGGACCAGGTGGAGAGATGGAACCGCCGTGATCAGAAGCTTCTGGAGGCAGTGCAGCGGGGGGACGTGGGATGTGTGGCTGCCCTGGCCTCCAGGAAATCTGCCCGACCCACCAAGCTAGACTCGAACGGCCAGTCCCCGTAAGTAAGCCTTCTTGATCCCCACCCTTGGTATGTGGCTCTCTTTAAAAACCCAAACCCCAGTATGATGTAAGACCAGGAAATGCCTACAATGTCAGAGCCCTTTTTTGTCTTAATTAGCAAGTATATCAATAAATCTTTGCTACATATCAAGTGCTGCACAAAGTGGGGGAAGAagatgttgtccctgaggtccaCACACCTCATGACCCACATGAACAAAATTGACCAAAAAAGGACATAAAGCCcatgaaacaaatggaaaactgAAACATACACTAAATAGAGTATTTCTTCATTGTACAAATAGGAGGGTGTGTATGCTTGAGAAATTAGGAGTGCAGTGGTGGCCATGAGAGTCATGTGGCTAGAAGGAGTGATTAGAACAAGAGGGATATTAGCCCTTGTCTCTTCCCAAGTCAGCCTGCAAATGTCCAGCCCTCTGCTCTGGCCCACTCTGTGACACTTCCAGTCTGCTAAGTGTCCTGTGCTGAGTTACAGGTAATTATGTGTTCCCTGGACGCCCCTGCAGTACTCTGAGATTGCTTGAGACCTGTAGCTCTTATTCCTACCTTTGCTCCCAGCCTCCTCTGAAGTTTTAACAGTAGGCCATTTATATAGGCTTCTCTTTCTCAGAAAGTCAGGCTACGGGAGCTTCCCTCTCTGCTTTTGGGATTGGCTTTGGGGTGACGGAGCTTAGTAGGCAGTGCTTATTAAGGTTCTCCCATTCCTCATCCCCTGGTCCCTTCATCCTTCTGCCTCTCGGCGTTGATTCTGGCAGGTTTCATCTGGCAGCCTCCAAAGGCCTGACAGAATGTCTGACTGTACTACTTGCAAATGGGGCTGACATCAACAGCAAGAATGAGGATGGTGAGTTAGACTAAAGCACTGGGTCATGCTGCTTGCTTTTCCCTTTACAGCAGcagtcggggggtggggggccagTGCTGGGCCCTGCTGGAGGTTCCAACTGTAGCCCTCCTGCTTCTCTCCTCATAAGTTCTGGCCAGTCTCCTTCCAGGGGTTCCGCTCCCTGCAAGCTGGGCCTACCTCACCCCCATTCCCACCTCCACCGCAGGTACCAGGCACTTGGGGAACAGGAATTTCTGACCCCATGTGGCTGAGAGCCTCTCTCTCTAATTTCCCTCTGATTATATGTGCGTCTCTTGCCTTCCCTCCCTGTGAGTCATCGGTATGCATGGGGCCACCCAcgctccctctccccttctttcGCTTCCCAGGGAGCACCGCCCTGCACTCGGCCACTATTTCCTGCCAGCCACAATGTGTCAAGGTCCTGCTGCAGGTAAGAGCAACCTCTGATACTACTCCtgtgaaaggaagaagaggaccCGGAGATGCCTTACTCTGTCTTGTACTCACAAGCAATATTTGGTCAAATGTACCCCTCTCATTCCCAATAAGAGAGCTAGTAATCACTTATTCATTAGTTCGCCAACATTTGTTTAACACCTGCTATGTGCAGACACCCTGCTTAATGCTGCCCTTGAGGGCATGTCGTAAAGCAGCGTTGCCAGGGACTGACTGCCAGTCAGTTAATATGCATGTATTGAGCTCAGCCACTGGCAGAGGCACTGCAGAGACTAACTGCTGTGATGATGGGCTGGTGGAAGGATGGCAGATGTGTTCGCATTAAACCCAAAGCCTGCTGTCTGTTTTGAGGAGTTTGTGGTGTAGGAGTACAAAGAgaaatatacatgtaaaatgaCATATGGACAGTTCAGAAATAAGTCTCCCAAAGTTCAAAGGCACAGTTCAACAGGCCACTGTGCAAATGGATGTTCTGCTTTGTTCTTCCTGGCCCTTTCCAAGTTTCCCAGTTATGATCCTAAAATACCAGACATAGACTCAGGTGTCATTTTCCCCAACATGTTTATTTACCTATAATATGATTTTTCTTAGGCCCTAGGTTTATGAACCAGGGCTGAAATTCAAGGCTGCCTATCACCTGCAAGGAATAAATTGGACTTGCCTAGTAGGTAGCCAAAGTCAtggccctcctgcccctccccacagtaCTGTGAAAGCTGGTGACCCAACAGGGGGTTATGGGATGAGAATGTTAACACCACGCTCCATGCTGCTTCCCTTTGTGGCTGTTTGCAGCATGGTGCCAATGAAGATGCTGTAGATGTGGAAAATCGTACTCCATTGCACTGGGCAGGTGTGTGCCAGGGGACTGGTGGGAAACAGGGCTGCAGGGACcagaggatggggagggagggggggataaCATTTGGCGGGAAGAGCAGGCCAGAGCTGACTGCTGAAATGGTCGGAGGGAATGCTGCGTCATGGTCTGACTAGGTGTCCTTCCTGCTTCCCCTTAACCCGATCATCCCGCAACCCTCCGTAGCCTTCTCTGGCTGTGCCTCAAGTGTGCTCCTCCTGTGTGATCACGAAGCCTTCCTGGATGTCCTGGATAATGTGAGTGTCAGCTGGGCAGCTGGGCAGGGCCCTACATGGGGAGACTGCTGCTTTCTCTGAACTTAATTAGCCAAGTTCCATGACCAGGGGTTGTGTAGCaccacctcctcttccttctccccatgcccttcctcctcttccacacagagaggttaaggctTGTCTTCTGGAGCGCTTCTAACCCTCTGAGAAGGAGTATTTAGCCCCAGGATTGGGGCTTTTTCCTGGAGAGGTGCGGGAACAGGAGAGTTGGTTGCATTGTGTCAAAGCCCTGGTTCCCCCGGTTCCTCGTGAACCCCCTTCCCACAATCTGTGCAGGATGGACGTACACCCCTGATGATTGCATCGCTGGGTGGTCATGCAGCTATCTGCTCACAGCTACTGCAGAGAGGCGCCCGGGTTAATGTCACTGACAAGAATGACAAGTGAGCCTTCCCCGTCTTCCCACCCCAAATCCCGACCCTGACCAATATAGAAAGGAGCCACTgggcaaagtgtgtgtgtgtctgtgtgtgtgtgtgtgtgtgtgtgtgtgtgtgtgtgtattggggaaGAAGGCAGGTTGGTCTCTGTTTTCTTGGGAACCTCTCTTCTTCGCAGTGGTGGTTCAGAAGAGCACTGCTTGTTGCTTCACTGTTTTCCTCTTGGTGAGTTGAGAACGTTTTCCTTATACTTTCCTATGCTGTTGCTGACACTGCCATCTTCCTAGCATAGGTGACTCTGGAAGTAGAATCAATACCTCTGGATCCACTAGTTTAATTTACTGGTTTTCGAACTATCTTCTAAGCAATGGAATACTTTTTCCCCAGCAAAGAATTTATGCAGAACCTCAGTATATAAAGCAGATGGAAGTGGAGCCCTTCCAATTGGCCCCCTGCTTTCTGATGCTACAGCTCCAAGGAATGACATTTGAAAAGTTCTGGTCTGGCCTCATGCTTTGTCACTGGCTGGTGTTGGTCTGTGGTTCTCCTGACCACACTGAGTGAGAGCTGACCTTGTGAGTGGATTTTTTGAAACCAGGACTCCTGGGTTCCATGAGAAAAGCTTATGCTCAGATTTGTCCCAACCCATAGATCGGCTCTGATCCTGGCCTGTGAAAAAGGCAGCACTGAAGTGGCTGAACTGCTCCTGAGCTATGGAGCAGATGCAGGGGCGGTGGACAGCACGGGGCATGATGCTTTGCATTATGCTGTACGCACACAAGACAAGATGCTGTGGAGGCTGCTGCGGCAGGCCCTGAACCGGCAGGGGCGGGGAGGTAAAGCCAATACCCTTTTGTAACTTCAAGATGCTCCTCGATAGCCTTAGAATCAGAGAAGCGTCTTAGAATCCCATTTGTTTCCATGGCAATAATAATTGTCACTTTAGTTGAGAGTTTACTTATTTACTGCTGCTGCTATGAGATGACTCCAAATTCCCAAAAGCACAGTCACAAAATTCTTCAAAGCAGCCTTGTCTCTCACTGAAGGCAACTCTGGCTAGTACTATTGCTAGCATTTACGAGTTGCAATTGTACATCTATTTATGTGATTTGGTggtcaatctctctctctcccctactaGACTGTAACCCCCTCAGATGATAGGCCATCTCTGTTTTGCTCACCATTGAGGTCCTGGTGCCtataatagtgcctggcacagtgtccaataaataagtgagtgaatgaaatgaatgagCTGGCATATCTCTGAGATAGGCAATGAAGGTTGCTGGACAGCTAGGGATCCATCAGATAGGGGTGGCTTTCCCTAGTCGACATGTGTGGTAAAGGATTAACACTGAGGGGCCACTCCTTTCAGAGAAAGTCTGAAGGCAGAGTGTGGGCTAGAAGCACGTGGGCCCTGTCTCCTCTCTCATTTTCCCCATGTCTTTTCATACAGGTCAGGAGTTAGTTCAACACCCAGATCTTGCATCCCAGGTAAGACCCTAAGTGCCTTCTCCTTTCGCTTCTGACCCACCCCAGGCTTTCCTGCTGGGATATCTCCCAGGCAGTGATCACCGGGGCATCGAGACAATCTAAGAGAAGAAAGGCCCTCTTGGGCTAGCTGCCTGGGTTTACTTCActgctcctttttctccataggCCTCCCCATCTGAGCCTCAGGTGGGTTCTCCACCTAAGAGCCCATGGAGAGCAGAGCCTGAGGAGgagcaggaggaagaagaggatgaagaTCCCTGTTCAGAGGAGTGGAAGTGGAAGTATGAAGAGGAGCAGAGGAAAGTTTCCCAGTTGGAGCAGGAGCTGCTGCGAAATACGGAAGAGCGTAAGGCTCAATCTGCAGCTTATCTGGGCCTGGAGAGCCAGATTCAAGAACAGGTTTGGGAGCTGGGGCTCCTCCTATCACAAGAGCCCGGAACTCCGGGAGACCTGCGCTCTAGTCTCCGGCCTGGAGGAGATGGCATGGAGCAGGGTTGTACCCTCGACCTGCTGGCTAAGTGCATACAAGAGCTAAAGAAGCAGCAACAGTCAGCAGCCGCAGCTGCAGCAAAGCCAGTATTAGCTTCCAAGAAGGCTGAGGATTCAGCTGGAGGGGTGATCCAGTATGACGCCCATGGAAGGTCCCAACCAGAAGAACAGGAGCCACCCCACAGCCCAAGGTCTGAGACCATTGGGAGATCCACAGGACAGCAATTGACCGCCAATGGTGGGCAGGCCCTTGGCCCTGATCACACTGACCAACTGCATGCTGGCCAGAAGCcgaggccccaggccccaggggcTGAACCAACAGGCACAGTGGCTGAACCACTGCACACAGCAGCCATGAACCAGCTCCTGCTACAGCTGAGGGAGGAACTGGCTGCGGTGTGGCGAGAAAAGGATGCAGCCCGGGGGGCTTTATCAAGACCAGACCTGGAGGGAGCTGTGGGGACGTCCCGGGCtgaggctgcagcagcagcctgggAGAAGATGGAGGCCAGGTTGGAGCAGGTGCTGGTGAGGCTGGATCGGGCAAAAGCAGGATTACAGATGAAACCTGAGGCCCCTGCCCAGGAGCCCAGAGAGGGATCCCCAAAGGCAGGCCTAGGGGCCATCACCAAAGAGggtgaagggaaggaggaagggactcCTGGGGCCTGGGGAGAGCCTCTAGGGATGCCTGGAGGGGAACAGATGCCAGGAGGCCGCCTGGCAGAGGGACAGCTGGAGAAGGAGGTGTCAGCACTGAGGCTGAGCGACAGTAACTTGCTGCAGGAGTTGGGGGAGCTGGGCCAGGAGCGGCAGTGGTTGCAGGGGGAGCTGCCGTCCCTGAGCCAGCGGCTACAACGGGAGTGCATGCCCAAGCCAGAGGCGCAGGTCCAGCTACAGCGGGAGTGCGTGCCCAAGCCAGAGGTGCAGGTCCAGCTACAGCAGTTGCAGTGGAGCATGGGGCTGCTGACAGATGAACTGGCCCTGGAGAAGGAGGCCACCGAGAAGTTGCGGAAGCGCCTGGCCTCCCAGAGCAGAGGCCTCCGGGGACTGTGGGACTGCCTGCCCCCAGACTTGGTGGGCAGGGGGAGCGCACGGTGCCCAGCGGCCGATCGCCTGGAGGAGCTGCAGGCCTGCGTCAGCGCCCTGGTGGCCAGGCACCGCGAGGCCCAGCAGGTGCTGGCTCGGCTAGAAGAGGAAAACCAGCAGCTGCGGGGCTTTCCTGCCCGATGTGGGGAACCGGGCGCCTCCTCAGAGGCCTCAGCGTCCCCCCAAGTTGAAGCTCTGGAGCAAGACCTGGGGAAGCTGGAGGAAGAGCTGCGGGCGGTTCAGGCCACGATGAGCGGGAAGAGCCAGGAGATCAGGAAGCTGAAGCAGCTGCTCTACCAAGCCACGGAGGAAGTGGCTGAGCTGAGGGCCCGGGAGGCGGCCGGTCTGCAGCAGCACGAGCAAACTCGGGGCTCACTGGTGGCCCAGGCCCGGGCTTGGGGCCGGGAGCTAAAGGCCCTGCTGGAAAAGTATAATACGGCCTGCAGGGAGATGGGACGGCTGCGGGAGGCGGTGGCCGAGGAGCGGCGCAGGAGCGGGGACCTGGCCGCGCGTGCGGCGGGGCAGGAGCGCCAGGCCAGCGAGCTGCGCGGGCGGTCCGAGCAGTTGGAGAAAACGGCGGAGCTGCTGAAAGAGAAGGTGGAGCATCTCATCGGGGCTGGCCGGGACAAGGAGGCCAAGGTGAGCAGACCAGGCAGCCGAAGGGAGCATCAGGGCAGGTTTCTGTGTGTTTAGGATTGGCTGACCGGAATCTATCTTTGGTTCGTCCGATTAATACCCCAAACAGAACACCAGTCATTTGCAAGGACCGCACTATGttctcctgggtctgagggggtcTGGGATTGAGATTGGAGGTGAGGTAAGTTATAAATACAAGAGAGAAGGGGGTTTAGGTATTAGAATTTGGGACGCAGGGTTCAGAAGCAGTGTGGTCAGGGCTACCACCATTGGGGTACTATGGTTTAATCGGCATTTTGACTTAGGTAATGTATTAGCCTGCGAAGACAGCGGATGCTGTGGTGAGTCGCTGTGGTTTTGCTAGGGTTCTGAGGAGGTGCCTGGGCTAGGGGTTGCTGACAGGTTAAGAGAAGTAGACTAGACTGTagtccctttctcccctcccactTCAGTCAGAGTGGGCTCTACAAAAGATTTCCATTGGCAAAGAGGGTGCCaatgcagagaaaaacaaaagtttgaaaaccattgtGTTAGATACCCGAGTTTCCTAATGATTGCTCCAAAGGTGAATGAATATAAGTCTACAGGCTTCCAACAGACATGTTTTACAAATTCAAAAACATCAATTTACAAATGAATTTAGTAATTGTAGAACTACCTGTGCAGTGAGTGAATTCAGACTTATCAAAGTTTGTGTACATGATCAAATTTggaaggattaaaaaatatagggaatatatattttacagaCTATAAAGGACATAAAAATAGAAGGAATGTTATACAGAATAGGAATCAGTGTGGGGTGGGGCTAATTAAAGAAAGGAATTTTCTGTTGGTGTTGAAGGGGAAGATAAAAGTAGACAAATGAGCAAAAAAAATAGTGTAGTGGGCTCCGAACTGAGGTTGTCTGCATTTGAATTTCAATTTCAACACGAActgattgggaattccctggcggtccagtggttaggactcctggcttccactgcaggtggcctgggtttgatccctggtcggggaactaagatcccacaagctgcacggtgtggccaaaaacaaaaaaaaacaaaaaaaacaaaactgattgATCTTGGGTGAGttatctaagcctcagttttctcatctataaaatgcggATAATaacagagttgttgtgaggattacattaAATAagacattatatttaaaataggccAATTTTTGGTAAATGGCTGGTACTCAGTAGAAGTTAGCTAGTTTTATTATTCCTACTACCACTATTCCTATTACTGCTGGTTATCATTAACTGCATTTGTACCTCAGTCTCACAAACCACAGAAACTCATCTCCATTTCCCTCAGTGGTCAGTAGGCCAAAGTA harbors:
- the ANKRD35 gene encoding ankyrin repeat domain-containing protein 35 isoform X1 — encoded protein: MKRIFSCSSSQVAVERWNRRDQKLLEAVQRGDVGCVAALASRKSARPTKLDSNGQSPFHLAASKGLTECLTVLLANGADINSKNEDGSTALHSATISCQPQCVKVLLQHGANEDAVDVENRTPLHWAAFSGCASSVLLLCDHEAFLDVLDNDGRTPLMIASLGGHAAICSQLLQRGARVNVTDKNDKSALILACEKGSTEVAELLLSYGADAGAVDSTGHDALHYAVRTQDKMLWRLLRQALNRQGRGGQELVQHPDLASQASPSEPQVGSPPKSPWRAEPEEEQEEEEDEDPCSEEWKWKYEEEQRKVSQLEQELLRNTEERKAQSAAYLGLESQIQEQVWELGLLLSQEPGTPGDLRSSLRPGGDGMEQGCTLDLLAKCIQELKKQQQSAAAAAAKPVLASKKAEDSAGGVIQYDAHGRSQPEEQEPPHSPRSETIGRSTGQQLTANGGQALGPDHTDQLHAGQKPRPQAPGAEPTGTVAEPLHTAAMNQLLLQLREELAAVWREKDAARGALSRPDLEGAVGTSRAEAAAAAWEKMEARLEQVLVRLDRAKAGLQMKPEAPAQEPREGSPKAGLGAITKEGEGKEEGTPGAWGEPLGMPGGEQMPGGRLAEGQLEKEVSALRLSDSNLLQELGELGQERQWLQGELPSLSQRLQRECMPKPEAQVQLQRECVPKPEVQVQLQQLQWSMGLLTDELALEKEATEKLRKRLASQSRGLRGLWDCLPPDLVGRGSARCPAADRLEELQACVSALVARHREAQQVLARLEEENQQLRGFPARCGEPGASSEASASPQVEALEQDLGKLEEELRAVQATMSGKSQEIRKLKQLLYQATEEVAELRAREAAGLQQHEQTRGSLVAQARAWGRELKALLEKYNTACREMGRLREAVAEERRRSGDLAARAAGQERQASELRGRSEQLEKTAELLKEKVEHLIGAGRDKEAKIKELLKKLEQLSEEILVVRGENAHLARQLQDSQKNHEEIISTYRNHLLNAAQSYMEQDVYSILLRILSIQEE
- the ANKRD35 gene encoding ankyrin repeat domain-containing protein 35 isoform X2; translation: MWKIVLHCTGQPSLAVPQVCSSCVITKPSWMSWIISALILACEKGSTEVAELLLSYGADAGAVDSTGHDALHYAVRTQDKMLWRLLRQALNRQGRGGQELVQHPDLASQASPSEPQVGSPPKSPWRAEPEEEQEEEEDEDPCSEEWKWKYEEEQRKVSQLEQELLRNTEERKAQSAAYLGLESQIQEQVWELGLLLSQEPGTPGDLRSSLRPGGDGMEQGCTLDLLAKCIQELKKQQQSAAAAAAKPVLASKKAEDSAGGVIQYDAHGRSQPEEQEPPHSPRSETIGRSTGQQLTANGGQALGPDHTDQLHAGQKPRPQAPGAEPTGTVAEPLHTAAMNQLLLQLREELAAVWREKDAARGALSRPDLEGAVGTSRAEAAAAAWEKMEARLEQVLVRLDRAKAGLQMKPEAPAQEPREGSPKAGLGAITKEGEGKEEGTPGAWGEPLGMPGGEQMPGGRLAEGQLEKEVSALRLSDSNLLQELGELGQERQWLQGELPSLSQRLQRECMPKPEAQVQLQRECVPKPEVQVQLQQLQWSMGLLTDELALEKEATEKLRKRLASQSRGLRGLWDCLPPDLVGRGSARCPAADRLEELQACVSALVARHREAQQVLARLEEENQQLRGFPARCGEPGASSEASASPQVEALEQDLGKLEEELRAVQATMSGKSQEIRKLKQLLYQATEEVAELRAREAAGLQQHEQTRGSLVAQARAWGRELKALLEKYNTACREMGRLREAVAEERRRSGDLAARAAGQERQASELRGRSEQLEKTAELLKEKVEHLIGAGRDKEAKIKELLKKLEQLSEEILVVRGENAHLARQLQDSQKNHEEIISTYRNHLLNAAQSYMEQDVYSILLRILSIQEE